In the genome of Dermacentor silvarum isolate Dsil-2018 chromosome 1, BIME_Dsil_1.4, whole genome shotgun sequence, one region contains:
- the LOC125942799 gene encoding uncharacterized protein K02A2.6-like, giving the protein MKMLARSYVWWPQLNQDIESVVKSCCTCQLTQNASPKAPLQTWGWPSRRWQRIHLDFAFTDNKWLFVLVDAHSKWVEVFVMNSTTTEKTIEKLHRVFASYGLPEEVVTDNGPQFTAKDFTEFLCKNGVRHTRTPPYHPASNRSAERCVQTVKRDLMRQILDEKSSGVSKTLQHRIDLFLFRYRNTPTTTTGQTPAELFLS; this is encoded by the coding sequence ATGAAAATGCTCGCGCGCAGCTATGTCTGGTGGCCTCAGTTAAACCAAGACATTGAAAGTGTTGTTAAAAGCTGCTGTACTTGCCAGTTGACGCAGAACGCTTCACCGAAGGCCCCACTACAAACTTGGGGTTGGCCGAGCCGAAGATGGCAACGAATACACCTGGATTTCGCATTCACAGATAATAAATGGCTGTTTGTGCTGGTGGATGCACACTCAAAGTGGGTTGAAGTGTTCGTCATGAACTCAACAACGACCGAAAAGACGATCGAGAAGCTGCACAGGGTGTTCGCATCGTATGGCCTTCCGGAGGAAGTCGTAACGGACAACGGGCCACAGTTCACTGCGAAGGACTTCACAGAGTTCCTGTGCAAGAACGGAGTGCGGCACACCAGGACACCGCCGTACCACCCTGCGTCCAATAGAAGCGCCGAGAGGTGCGTCCAGACTGTGAAACGGGATCTTATGAGACAGATTCTCGACGAAAAGTCATCGGGCGTCAGCAAGACCCTACAGCACCGCATAGACCTATTTCTGTTCAGGTACCGGAACACGCCAACCACAACCACGGGACAGACACCAGCAGAACTGTTCCTGTCGTGA